A part of Acipenser ruthenus chromosome 48, fAciRut3.2 maternal haplotype, whole genome shotgun sequence genomic DNA contains:
- the LOC131721166 gene encoding protein C-ets-2-like, producing the protein MKNGMNRSGHIMLWQFLLELLTDRTCQSFISWTGDGWEFELTDPDEVARLWGRRKKKPKMNYEKLSRGLRYYYDKNIIHKTAGEHYVYRFVCDLQSLLGYQAQELHGMMGSSP; encoded by the exons ATGAAGAATGGGATGAACA GAAGCGGCCACATCATGCTGTGGCAGTTCCTATTGGAGCTCCTGACAGACCGGACCTGTCAATCATTCATCAGCTGGACTGGGGATGGCTGGGAGTTCGAACTGACCGACCCAGATGAG GTGGCCCGGTTGTGGGGACGCAGGAAGAAAAAGCCCAAGATGAACTACGAGAAGCTGAGCCGTGGGCTGCGGTATTATTACGACAAGAACATCATTCACAAGACTGCGGGCGAGCACTACGTCTACCGCTTCGTGTGCGACCTGCAAAGCCTGCTGGGATACCAGGCTCAGGAGCTGCACGGCATGATGGGAAGCTCCCCCTGA